A genomic stretch from Streptomyces sp. QL37 includes:
- a CDS encoding amino acid ABC transporter permease: MSASVLYDAPGPKAAVRNRIYAVVGSLAILGLIAVSLVRLSDKGHLAPEMWDIFNYAGIRQNIADAVLATLKAFGLAAVGSLILGVLLAVGRLSDHKPVRWVATTFIELFRSIPLLITIYAIWVGFLTDYSMWALALGLSVYNGCVQAEVLRAGINSVPKGQSEAAYALGMSKTQVMVSVLIPQAVRAMLPTIISQLVVTLKDTSLGFIILYPELLQTARLIASNTQVNSQYPYVSTIAVIGTIYVAMCLLLSALATWIEKRGRRAKTGIAMAAAAETPGILPAGSLAAPRADDGPAGGPDSTEGIGKTD, from the coding sequence ATGAGTGCCAGCGTTCTCTACGACGCCCCGGGTCCCAAGGCTGCCGTCCGCAACCGGATCTACGCCGTGGTCGGAAGCCTCGCCATCCTGGGCCTGATCGCGGTCAGCCTGGTGCGGCTGTCCGACAAGGGGCACCTCGCCCCCGAGATGTGGGACATCTTCAACTACGCGGGCATCCGGCAGAACATCGCCGACGCCGTGCTCGCCACGCTCAAGGCCTTCGGTCTGGCGGCTGTCGGTTCGCTGATCCTCGGGGTCCTGCTCGCGGTCGGCCGGCTCTCCGACCACAAGCCGGTCCGCTGGGTCGCGACCACGTTCATCGAACTCTTCCGTTCGATCCCGCTGCTGATCACCATCTACGCCATCTGGGTCGGCTTCCTCACCGACTACTCGATGTGGGCCCTGGCACTCGGGCTGTCGGTCTACAACGGCTGTGTCCAGGCCGAGGTGCTGCGCGCCGGCATCAACTCGGTGCCCAAGGGCCAGAGCGAAGCGGCGTACGCCCTCGGGATGAGCAAGACCCAGGTCATGGTCAGCGTGCTGATCCCGCAGGCGGTCCGCGCCATGCTGCCGACGATCATCAGCCAGCTGGTGGTGACCCTCAAGGACACCTCGCTCGGCTTCATCATCCTGTACCCGGAACTGCTTCAGACGGCACGTCTGATCGCCTCCAACACCCAGGTCAACAGCCAGTACCCGTACGTCTCGACGATCGCGGTCATCGGCACGATCTATGTGGCGATGTGTCTGCTCCTGTCGGCGCTGGCCACCTGGATCGAGAAGCGCGGACGGCGTGCCAAGACCGGTATCGCGATGGCCGCGGCCGCCGAGACGCCGGGCATCCTCCCTGCCGGCAGCCTCGCGGCGCCCCGCGCCGACGACGGCCCGGCAGGCGGGCCCGACTCGACCGAGGGGATCGGCAAGACCGACTGA
- a CDS encoding response regulator transcription factor produces the protein MRLLLVEDDDHVAAALSAVLSRHGFKVVHARSGEEALQALLPAEKEPFGVVLLDLGLPDQDGYEVCGKIRKRSAIPVIMVTARSDVRSRIHGLNLGADDYVVKPYDTGELLARIHAVARRRTAGEDTGPTPLAALRIGPVHIELPTRRVSVDGQEVQLTRKEFDLLALLAQRPGVVFRREQIISEVWRTSWEGTGRTLEVHVASLRSKLRLPALVETVRGVGYRLVPPSA, from the coding sequence ATGAGACTGCTGCTCGTCGAGGACGACGACCACGTCGCGGCTGCCCTGTCCGCGGTGCTGTCGCGCCACGGTTTCAAGGTCGTGCACGCCCGCAGCGGCGAGGAGGCCCTGCAGGCGCTGCTGCCGGCCGAGAAGGAGCCCTTCGGGGTCGTGCTCCTGGATCTCGGGCTGCCCGACCAGGACGGCTACGAGGTGTGCGGGAAGATCCGCAAGCGCTCCGCGATCCCGGTGATCATGGTGACCGCGCGGTCCGACGTCCGCTCGAGGATCCACGGCCTGAACCTCGGCGCCGACGACTACGTCGTGAAGCCGTACGACACCGGGGAGCTGCTGGCCCGTATCCACGCCGTCGCCCGTCGCAGGACGGCCGGTGAGGACACCGGGCCGACCCCGCTCGCGGCGCTGCGCATCGGGCCGGTCCACATCGAGCTGCCCACCCGCAGGGTCAGCGTCGACGGTCAGGAGGTCCAGCTCACCCGCAAGGAGTTCGACCTGCTCGCACTGCTCGCCCAGCGTCCCGGCGTGGTCTTCCGCCGGGAGCAGATCATCAGCGAGGTGTGGCGGACGAGCTGGGAGGGAACGGGGCGCACCCTGGAGGTGCACGTGGCCTCGCTGCGCTCCAAGCTGAGGCTTCCCGCACTGGTCGAGACCGTGCGGGGCGTCGGCTACCGGCTCGTCCCGCCGTCGGCCTGA
- a CDS encoding amino acid ABC transporter ATP-binding protein: protein MSGVSVTKAAEDAAPAGDDLVVLSNVNKHFGALHVLQDIDLTIARGEVVVVIGPSGSGKSTLCRTINRLETIDSGAIAIDGKPLPQEGKELARLRADVGMVFQSFNLFAHKTVLENVMLGQVKVRGTDKKAAEEKARALLDRVGVGVQAEKYPAQLSGGQQQRVAIARALAMDPKVMLFDEPTSALDPEMINEVLEVMQQLAREGMTMVVVTHEMGFARSAANRVVFMADGKIVEEATPDQFFSNPRSDRAKDFLSKILHH from the coding sequence ATGAGCGGAGTTTCAGTGACCAAGGCCGCCGAGGATGCCGCACCTGCGGGAGACGACCTTGTCGTACTGAGCAACGTCAACAAGCACTTCGGCGCGCTGCATGTGCTCCAGGACATCGATCTGACCATCGCCCGTGGCGAGGTCGTCGTAGTCATCGGGCCCTCCGGGTCCGGGAAGTCCACGCTGTGCCGCACGATCAACCGCTTGGAGACGATCGACTCGGGCGCGATCGCGATCGACGGCAAGCCCCTGCCCCAGGAGGGCAAGGAGCTGGCGAGGCTGCGTGCCGATGTCGGCATGGTCTTCCAGTCGTTCAATCTCTTCGCGCACAAGACGGTGCTCGAGAACGTGATGCTGGGCCAGGTCAAGGTCCGCGGGACGGACAAGAAGGCCGCCGAGGAGAAGGCCCGGGCCCTGCTCGACCGTGTGGGCGTCGGCGTGCAGGCGGAGAAGTACCCGGCGCAGCTCTCGGGTGGTCAGCAGCAGCGCGTCGCGATCGCACGCGCGCTGGCGATGGACCCCAAGGTCATGCTCTTCGACGAGCCCACGTCGGCTCTCGACCCGGAGATGATCAACGAGGTGCTCGAGGTCATGCAGCAACTGGCCCGGGAGGGGATGACCATGGTCGTCGTCACCCACGAGATGGGCTTTGCCCGTTCGGCCGCGAACCGTGTGGTCTTCATGGCGGACGGGAAGATCGTCGAAGAGGCAACTCCCGACCAGTTCTTCAGCAATCCACGCAGCGACCGGGCCAAGGACTTCCTGTCGAAGATTCTTCACCACTGA
- a CDS encoding HAMP domain-containing sensor histidine kinase, producing the protein MRTRLLPLLIVLMAAVLLALGFPLAVRVAAAEQQRVVIDRIDDTARFGALAQFVDEPVRGTEERQRTLQTELEAYDSVYGIRAGVFYRDDRALAKAPPSWTLPTEGEGREAFAEALLGRRSHDPPQVWPWQNGRIVVASPVVRDGDVVAVVVTDSPTGDMRSRTLRGWLLIALGEAVAMLVAVGAAFRLTGWVLLPVRTLDAATHDIASGRMRSRVVASGGPPELRRLARSFNEMADNVEDVLEQQRAFVADASHQLRNPLAALLLRIELLALELPEGNEEIASVRTEGKRLAQVLDDLLDLALAEHTAADLQLTDIAALAGERVASWRPLAEEKGVRLTLDGAPAVTGWADPIALSSALDAVIDNALKFTPEGQEVRVTAGLEGEGATVVVADRGPGLTEQELERVGDRFWRSGRHQNVKGSGLGLSISRALLAAGGGSIRYGTHEPHGLRVTVTVPRNAPHA; encoded by the coding sequence GTGCGCACCCGCCTGCTCCCCCTGCTCATCGTCCTGATGGCCGCCGTGCTGCTCGCTCTCGGCTTCCCGCTGGCCGTACGCGTGGCCGCCGCCGAACAGCAGCGGGTGGTCATCGACCGGATCGACGACACGGCACGCTTCGGCGCGCTGGCCCAGTTCGTCGACGAACCGGTGCGGGGCACCGAGGAGCGGCAGCGCACCCTGCAGACCGAACTCGAGGCGTACGACTCGGTCTACGGGATCCGGGCCGGAGTCTTCTACCGCGACGACAGAGCCCTCGCCAAGGCGCCCCCCTCCTGGACCCTCCCCACCGAGGGAGAGGGGCGCGAGGCCTTCGCGGAGGCCCTCCTCGGCCGTCGCTCCCACGACCCGCCCCAGGTCTGGCCCTGGCAGAACGGCCGGATCGTCGTCGCCTCCCCGGTCGTACGCGACGGGGACGTGGTCGCCGTCGTCGTGACCGACTCACCCACGGGGGACATGCGGTCCCGGACACTGCGCGGCTGGCTGCTCATCGCACTGGGCGAGGCCGTGGCCATGCTCGTGGCGGTCGGCGCCGCGTTCCGCCTCACCGGCTGGGTGCTCCTGCCCGTACGGACCCTGGACGCGGCCACCCACGACATCGCGAGCGGCCGGATGAGGTCCCGAGTGGTCGCGTCCGGCGGTCCTCCGGAGCTACGGCGTCTGGCACGCTCGTTCAACGAGATGGCCGACAACGTCGAGGACGTGCTGGAACAGCAGCGTGCCTTCGTCGCCGACGCCTCGCACCAGCTGCGTAACCCCCTGGCGGCGCTGCTGCTCCGGATCGAGCTCCTCGCACTCGAACTCCCCGAGGGCAACGAGGAGATCGCCTCGGTCCGCACGGAGGGCAAGCGCCTCGCCCAGGTCCTCGACGACCTGCTGGACCTGGCGCTGGCCGAGCACACCGCAGCGGATCTCCAGCTCACGGACATCGCCGCGCTCGCCGGTGAACGGGTTGCCTCATGGCGTCCGCTGGCCGAGGAGAAGGGCGTACGGCTGACCCTGGACGGTGCCCCCGCGGTGACCGGCTGGGCGGACCCGATCGCCCTCTCCAGCGCGCTGGACGCCGTCATCGACAACGCGCTCAAATTCACCCCCGAAGGCCAGGAGGTCCGGGTCACGGCCGGGCTCGAGGGCGAGGGCGCCACGGTCGTCGTCGCCGACCGGGGGCCCGGCCTGACCGAACAGGAGCTGGAGCGCGTCGGTGACCGCTTCTGGCGCAGCGGGCGGCACCAGAACGTCAAGGGATCCGGCCTCGGGCTGTCCATCTCGCGTGCCCTGCTCGCGGCGGGCGGCGGATCGATCCGCTACGGGACGCACGAACCCCACGGGCTGAGGGTGACGGTCACCGTGCCGCGCAACGCTCCGCACGCGTGA
- a CDS encoding glutamate ABC transporter substrate-binding protein, protein MKLRKSAAVAAIAVLALTATACGGKEGSAGDKPSGVKPGSSEAPELPKYTVATGVDLDSPTFKDAKKRGKLVIGVKADQPYLGFEDQSTKERSGFDVEIARMIAADLGFSEKQITWKTVDSGIRETAISKGQVDYYVGTYTINDERKKQVGFAGPYYKAGADLLVRKDETSITGKESVKDKKVCSIVGSTPLQEIKKPEYGAQVVELAKYSDCVQQLLTQQVDAVTTDDSILKGYAAANSGKLRVVGKPFTDEPYGIGLNKDDKVLREALNKSLETHVKDGTYKKIYEATLGLSGSDYTEPPAIESY, encoded by the coding sequence ATGAAGCTCCGCAAGTCGGCCGCCGTTGCGGCCATCGCTGTGCTCGCCCTGACCGCGACCGCCTGTGGCGGCAAGGAGGGCTCCGCCGGCGACAAGCCGTCGGGCGTCAAGCCCGGTTCGTCCGAGGCCCCCGAGCTGCCGAAGTACACCGTCGCCACCGGCGTCGACCTCGACTCGCCGACCTTCAAGGACGCGAAGAAGCGCGGCAAGCTGGTCATCGGCGTCAAGGCCGACCAGCCGTACCTCGGCTTCGAGGACCAGTCGACGAAGGAGCGCTCCGGCTTCGACGTCGAGATCGCCAGGATGATCGCGGCCGACCTCGGCTTCTCGGAGAAGCAGATCACGTGGAAGACCGTCGACTCCGGCATCCGTGAGACGGCCATCTCCAAGGGCCAGGTCGACTACTACGTCGGTACGTACACGATCAACGACGAGCGCAAGAAGCAGGTCGGATTCGCGGGCCCGTACTACAAGGCCGGCGCGGACCTCCTGGTGCGCAAGGACGAGACCTCCATCACCGGCAAGGAGTCGGTGAAGGACAAGAAGGTCTGCTCGATCGTGGGTTCGACCCCGCTCCAGGAGATCAAGAAGCCCGAGTACGGCGCGCAGGTCGTCGAGCTGGCCAAGTACTCGGACTGCGTGCAGCAGCTCCTGACCCAGCAGGTCGACGCCGTCACGACCGACGACTCGATCCTCAAGGGTTACGCCGCCGCCAACTCCGGCAAGCTGAGGGTCGTCGGCAAGCCGTTCACCGACGAGCCCTACGGCATCGGCCTGAACAAGGACGACAAGGTGCTCCGCGAGGCGCTCAACAAGTCGCTGGAGACCCACGTCAAGGACGGCACGTACAAGAAGATCTACGAGGCGACCCTGGGCCTGTCCGGTTCGGACTACACCGAGCCGCCGGCCATCGAGAGCTACTGA
- a CDS encoding FAD-dependent monooxygenase: MDPVIVVGAGPVGLALSLALAAQGVPSVLLDEGPGKDEPRPARTVVLREDTADLVGRLGCPALHDEGLRWAGWRSVRRKQLVRAVPLGEEEGTVPLPSPVHLPQHALAGGLRAAVAAQDLVTMVPFSRIDTLEQDAHGVTVHTREPGSTWWRGSYLVGCDGARSTVRKLLDIRFPGRTAVERHAVAALRAELPWPGEAVLHRSPPWRTGGAEVTARPLPDSVWRLDWLLPPRGELVTPDALITRIRDTLEGWCGETPAYELLDTGVYTLHHRLARRWRSKRAFLAGDAAHLLGALGTQGLDEGLRDAENLAWKLAQAWHQSASELLLDSYQAERRAAVASRLRAADQSLPILRGGAGLRTLVPGTARGHDTLLTDGHLGCGPLGAPPSYAHSPLSPQRAEAHASVGTEPGAPVTDVRVTAPDGKTVRLRDRLGLGHLLVILVAPGTGVWDRRHWLTAGVMPRLVDAVAALPVKAELLVTESYPGATAHTVLLVRPDGYLVTAFSGVRPAELFAAADAARGGGPDTAHGERARTTTSSDRTAEVN, translated from the coding sequence GTGGACCCGGTGATCGTCGTCGGCGCCGGCCCCGTCGGGCTGGCGCTGTCGCTCGCCCTCGCGGCTCAGGGCGTTCCCTCCGTGCTGCTCGACGAGGGGCCGGGGAAGGACGAACCGCGCCCTGCCCGCACCGTCGTGCTGCGCGAGGACACCGCGGACCTGGTGGGACGGCTCGGCTGCCCGGCACTCCACGACGAGGGGCTGCGGTGGGCCGGCTGGCGTTCGGTGCGGCGTAAGCAACTGGTGCGGGCCGTGCCCCTGGGCGAGGAGGAGGGCACCGTACCGCTGCCCTCACCCGTCCATCTGCCCCAGCACGCCCTCGCAGGCGGTCTACGGGCCGCGGTCGCGGCGCAGGACCTGGTCACCATGGTGCCGTTCAGCAGGATCGACACCCTGGAGCAGGACGCGCACGGGGTCACCGTGCACACCCGGGAGCCTGGATCGACCTGGTGGCGCGGGAGTTACCTGGTGGGCTGCGACGGCGCGCGGTCCACCGTACGCAAGCTCCTCGACATCAGGTTCCCCGGTCGCACGGCGGTCGAGCGGCACGCTGTCGCGGCGCTCCGCGCCGAACTGCCCTGGCCGGGCGAGGCGGTACTCCACCGGTCCCCGCCCTGGCGCACCGGTGGGGCCGAGGTCACCGCGCGACCGCTGCCCGACAGTGTCTGGCGGCTGGACTGGCTCCTTCCGCCGCGCGGCGAACTGGTCACCCCCGACGCCCTGATCACCAGGATCCGCGACACCCTAGAGGGCTGGTGCGGTGAGACTCCGGCCTATGAGCTGCTGGACACGGGCGTGTACACCCTCCACCACCGGCTGGCCAGGCGCTGGCGGTCCAAGCGCGCCTTTCTCGCCGGGGACGCCGCCCACCTGCTGGGCGCGCTCGGCACCCAGGGCCTGGACGAGGGGCTGCGGGACGCCGAGAACCTTGCCTGGAAGCTGGCGCAGGCCTGGCACCAGAGTGCCTCCGAGCTCCTGCTCGACAGCTACCAGGCCGAGCGCCGGGCAGCCGTCGCCTCCCGGCTGCGCGCCGCCGACCAGTCGCTGCCGATACTGCGGGGCGGCGCGGGCCTCCGGACGCTCGTACCCGGTACGGCGCGCGGGCACGACACCTTGCTGACCGACGGCCATCTCGGGTGCGGGCCACTGGGTGCGCCCCCCTCGTACGCGCACTCCCCTCTTTCGCCTCAACGCGCCGAGGCGCACGCCTCGGTGGGGACGGAACCCGGCGCGCCCGTCACCGATGTGCGGGTGACCGCACCCGACGGGAAGACGGTGCGGCTGCGCGACCGGCTGGGCCTGGGGCATCTGCTGGTGATCCTGGTCGCACCGGGCACGGGGGTGTGGGACAGGCGGCACTGGCTGACCGCGGGTGTCATGCCCCGGCTCGTCGACGCGGTGGCCGCCCTCCCCGTCAAGGCCGAGCTGCTGGTGACCGAGAGCTACCCGGGGGCTACGGCCCATACGGTGTTGCTGGTCAGGCCGGACGGGTATCTCGTCACGGCCTTCAGCGGGGTACGGCCCGCCGAACTGTTCGCGGCGGCGGACGCGGCGCGCGGGGGCGGCCCGGACACGGCGCACGGCGAACGGGCGCGCACCACCACGAGCTCCGACCGGACCGCGGAGGTCAATTGA
- a CDS encoding amino acid ABC transporter permease translates to MNVLLDNFPEYRDGFIGTVSITAISSVIALVLGVAIAGFRVSPVPPLRFFGTAWVTLLRNTPLTLLFLIFFFVVPEILFPGMSPFLLGSLALGFYTSSFVCEAVRSGINTVPLGQAEAARSIGMTFAQTLRIVVLPQATRSVIPPLSSIFIALTKNSAIAGAFSVTELFGWQKLMSDRGYEIMPVFVWVALGYLVVTFAISGLFRLLERRMEVAR, encoded by the coding sequence ATGAACGTATTGCTCGACAACTTCCCGGAATACCGCGACGGCTTCATAGGCACCGTGTCGATCACCGCCATCAGCTCGGTCATCGCTCTGGTCCTGGGCGTCGCCATCGCCGGCTTCCGTGTGTCGCCCGTGCCGCCCCTGCGCTTCTTCGGCACCGCCTGGGTGACCCTGCTGCGCAACACCCCGCTGACGCTTCTCTTCCTGATCTTCTTCTTCGTGGTGCCGGAGATCCTCTTCCCGGGCATGAGCCCCTTCCTGCTCGGCTCGCTGGCCCTCGGCTTCTACACCTCCTCCTTCGTGTGCGAGGCGGTCCGCTCGGGTATCAACACCGTCCCCCTGGGGCAGGCCGAGGCCGCCCGCTCCATCGGCATGACGTTCGCCCAGACCCTGCGGATCGTGGTCCTCCCGCAGGCCACCAGGTCCGTCATCCCGCCGCTGAGCAGCATCTTCATCGCGCTCACGAAGAACTCGGCGATCGCCGGGGCCTTCAGCGTCACCGAGCTCTTCGGGTGGCAGAAGCTGATGAGTGACCGGGGCTACGAGATCATGCCCGTCTTCGTCTGGGTCGCCCTCGGCTACCTGGTCGTCACTTTTGCCATCAGCGGTCTCTTCCGGCTGCTGGAGCGTCGTATGGAGGTCGCCCGATGA